The following is a genomic window from Antechinus flavipes isolate AdamAnt ecotype Samford, QLD, Australia chromosome 3, AdamAnt_v2, whole genome shotgun sequence.
aatgcttttattgggaactcgcaccgctactagacccccttgcgcggaatctgtaccccaaacctgccactagaccttaatcctaatttcatttaggtaccccaaagctagacctcaacatttggttccctgatgaaacaaacaccggaagctagataatttggcgatcaaactggaccccaACCTTTTCGGGGCATtaagaaccaatctgggttttgagctgttcaggcaGTGTTCTTCCAGGAAGAATCTgaattctttctttggtctctatctctaaaggtagtggggagaatatctgtgttaaCGTCTCACCcaacttccatttcaggtgaaaaggcttctatTTTTATCTAGACACTCCCCTGCTCTGGATCTATGATCTGCATCTGAATAATGGTCAACAAAGTTGCCAGAGGCCTCCATTCTTGCATCAAGTACTAATTCAAGATCTCCTAGGATCTTTTTCTATTCCAGTGCTTCCTGTCCTGGTCCTCTGTCTTAGCCCTTTTTCCATCTTTGAGTGCTGAAATGCTCCCTCTTGCAGCATATACTCCTGGCCAGCCCTACCCCAATGTTGTCAGACTTCTCTGCTTGTCTCCCTGAGCTGACCTCGGTTGGAAAAGTGATTCATTGtgactttttcttgattttctgatTAGAATTTAGTCTAATTCTCTAAGTTGTTATAGATGAGGTATATTAGGTAAGCTagtaaaaaatgtttcttctcaTTCTACCATCTTGATTTTACCTTTTAAATAAAGGTGTACTTGGTCACTTTGGTCACCATATTCAAGTCAAAAATTTCTTTAGTTTTAGATGGATTATTACCTGAACTTAATTGTCTTCTATTATAAGACACTATTATGTCTTTAGTAAGATAGAAATTAAGAGcttcactctttttgtagtgtcaaggaattggaaatggatgctcatcagtagGGGGATGGATaaatattatggtatatgaatgtaatggaatattatgttctataagaaatgatgagcaaactgatttcagaaaagcctggaaatacttacatgaactgatgctaagtaaagtgagcagaaccaagaaaacattatatacagcaacaagattatgtgataatcaacagggatggacttgactcttttcaacaatgaggtgattcaaggcagttctgacagacttgtaatggaaaatgccatccacatccagagagagaactatggatactgaatgtggaccaaagtgtagtattttcaccttttttgttattgtttgcttgtttttttttcttttttcctgttttttccctttttgatatgatttttcttgtgcagcatgatgaatgtggaaatatgtttagaagaattgctcataattaacctatatcagattgcttgctatctcgaggaggggagggagtggaaaagagaggagaaaaatttggaactctaggttttgcaagggtgaatattgaaaactctttgcatgtatttagaaaaataaaataatattttaaaaaaattgggcaGGATAATTAGCCCATTTTCCAATaagcataaaaaaattaagggttCCAGAGTATTCCATCAGTTTCTCTTTGATCAAGTACAAGTAAGACATTTCATTTTAATGACTCCAAAAGGATTTGAAACTGAcatattatttctaatatttctaaaagagggaaggagaagggctTAGTATATTTTCATGATACTGTAAGACtagatatagatttagaaatgacaATCACAGTATTGCTATGGAAAATTCTCTTGTTTTATCTTTCAATTTGGGAATGAGCATACTACCTACCTATATTTAAAAACTTTCAGGGAGTCTTATTACCTATAGAAGATGTCCAAACTCCTTTGCCTTGACACCTTCCATTCCATTCATCCTTTTTCTATTGAAACCTTTCCTGACTACTTTGACTTGTGGTGAGCTATTGTCTTTCCTCCTTCAAATTCCTCTAATCCTGTGTCATGTCATTTGGCATTTGGGAGggcactttccattacaagtctgttggaactgttttgagtcacctcattgttgaaaagagccaagtccatccctgttgatcatcacatgatcttattgctgtgtacaatgttctcttgggtctgctcacttcacttagcatcagttcacgtaagtatttccaggtttttctgaaatcattctacccatcatattctattacattcatataccatactatccagccattccccaactgatgagcatctactacATTTGGCATTTGCTACCTGTGGCATTTGTTTGATACAATATTATTATAGTCAAAAGATTAAACTGGAGAGCAAGGTAGGACTGGACAAGAAATAGCTGAAACCCAGGGATACATATTTGGTAGTTTAATGGACTCTGAGATGGCTGTTCTCTTACTCCCTCTCTAAACCTTGCTTAGTAATAGTTATTAGCATTGTAAACTGGTTATTTGAGAACTAGGGtagaatgagaaagaggaaggaggaaaagatgataaagaatTATAGTTACTAGTAAGAGATAAAGGAAAGTTGGAATGAAAGGAGCAGGGACTatgaaaagtattattattatcaaagagTCTATGGGCAAGGATCTTtgggaaagagacagaaggacTGTCTGGGATGGTGTTGGTGTGTCTCACAGGAAATTAGAACTTAAGAGGACTGTGGACTGTGGAAGGTTCAGTTATATTGTAAATCTATAGTATTCTCTACTACAACTATGATTAAGCTAAGTCATATAGGATAATGAAATTTCTTAGCTACATTTTTGGAAGTCTTAATTTTTATGTTATTCTGTGTGAGAAATAGGTTATAACTGAAATAAGATTCAAGAGCCAACAGCAACTTAACTTGATAATTTAACTctttatgtatttacatatgtatcCCCAACTGTACTGTAAGCTTTGAAGGACAAGACTATGTGTTCTATATACTTCTTTATATCTCCCACATCACTTACTATGATGCTATTGAAATTCTATGATGACTGAATGAAGAGTCCCTTTTTGCAATGGGAACAAATCAGGATATTCAGAGAATTGCatatatgaacataaatatttacaatttctCACCACAAACGTGAATTAGCTTTGGATAGAGAATGTCACCATTTTGAAGAtttccctttgttcttttttaagatttttcagttttcttcttctctatcaCCTGAACTGCATGTAGCAAACTTGTCTGCAAAACCTGGTTTTTCACTATGTTGGTTATTATGAGAGTGGTGTCAGGAATGTATGTCTTCCTCAGATTAGCTGAATAGTATTCTGCTTTGCTGCTATGTGCGATAAAGAAAGTACAGAAGGCTTTGACATCTTCTTCCTGAAGTCCTAATGCCTCTAAAACTGTCTCCCATGCAATTTTAATAtgcttgttattgttttttctcttaaGAACAGTGGCCAGAGTGGGAAGTCCTCTCTTCAGATCTGGAAGCTTCTCAAGCACCTGAGAGTGTAGGTAGTGAAGTGTTTCAGTGATGTAGCTGTAGAATACATTTAATTCCAAAGAAGTGAACCtataaaaaagttggaaaaagtcCTTGAGAAACAGAATTATTTTCTGCAGATATATGAAATGAATTTCCATTAAAACAGGCCAGTTTAAAACAACAAACTTGACATTGACAAGTGAAtcacttattttttcaaaaaaaaaaaagtacgtAAGAAAAACCTATATTATAATGAGTTATTACTTAGCTTTCAtaacaattaggaaaatattattttttcatggtTCATCATTGTAATAGCATTGGGAAATTCAGCTGGATGGCTattcaaataagaaagaaaaacaaactaccTCCTAAGTCACTTTTTTTGCTTGCTCTTACTTGATCTCCAGAACTGCTGTCCACATTTCATCTTGGACTGCTTGGCTTTCCAGAGTCTTTCTATGAAATTCAAACTTTTGAGTCAGATTTTCCATGGCAGAGTCTAGTTTTTCAAACTGTGTCTCCAAGGTCTGAAGTTTTTTTCCTACCCTAAAGGATGAGAAAAGCAAGCTTTAGTCAAGTGTGGTCGCACACTGCTATCTTTCCAACTACTAGGGAGGCTGAAGCTGAGTGATTTCTTTAGCTCTTAAATTCCAATCAGTGGATTATATCTATCTGGTTAGAGGTAAATATGGTAAGGAGTGAGGGAAGCAATTCAGATTGCCTGAGAAGGGAACCAGCCCAAGTAAGAAGGGATTGTTGTTCTTTGTCTTAAAAAGGCCCAGTTGATTATCAGTAGTGGAATCAGGCCATGAATAGTTCTGTACTTCCAGCCTGGTTTAGGTGGGGAAACCTaatattaggaaagaaaatgaggaagaagacaaTTAAACTTTACTTTAGATCAGTgggcaaagtttcttaaacttctACACTGAAATAGAGCCTGGCTGCTTTGACAGTGACTAATTTGAAATTTCATCAGTAATTATTGGCCTTCCAGGTAGTGAAATAACAGAAACAGGACATCACAGTACTTTCACAATTAATccagtaaaaaaatgaaaaaagaataccAGATGAGAGTAATGATCACGGAATCCAAAGAGAAACTATAGTAAGTGCATTTTTGCCAGCCCGTCTTTGCCCAAGAAGATAATGGGAAGATTTTTGATATTGGCAAAAGGGCCTACCCAGAAAAAACTTAGCCTAAGAGTTTAGTTCACAGAAACTCCAACTTGGAACTTAGGGATAAAATAGAAGAGCCTGCATCCTGCAGCTTTCTACAGGGACAAAGAGACAAGAATGCAGATCTAGCCAAGGACTTACCTGTGTCACCTGTGTAAGGCCCAGGATCTTGCAGGGCATGCCTCATTATTGGGATGTGCCTTAGATTAAAATATTCTGGCACAGACTGCACTACAAAGACCACTTTGGTATAGTATGCTGGCTTGATCTGCTCCTGCTGTCCTTAAAGAACATATTGCCCATAACCCAGAGTCCAAACAGATCAGGAGCCCATTATTCCCCCTAGGAATGCACAGAGCCTAACTCTGACACACAGACCcaattgtcaaagaaaaaatgctaataGTATGCATTTTAGGCAGAAGTCTGCCAGACACAATttttactaattttgtttttttctcaatctgTAGTATTTTTAGCTTAGAGAAAGAAATGCCTAACCTGCCATAGTTTTCCCATATTCAAACATTtgtctcctttaaaaatttttttttaatttttaaaatttaaatagtattttatttttccagttacatgtaaagattgttttcaacattcatttttgtaaaattttgagttccaaaattttttttctctcctgccttactttctccctccccaagatagcaagcaatctatgTTATACATCTACaataaatttaaacatatttcatattagtcatattgtaaaagaaaaatcaaaacaaaagggaaaaaccataattacaaaaaagcaaacaaaaaaaaggtgaaaataatgtttcgatccacattcagtttccattgttctctctggatgaagagGTATTTTTCAATCTTAGGTCTATTAGAATagacatttctcttttcttaagaTAATTTGAAGTAATAATTATAACTCTTGAACaaggaaaaagttaaaatatgttaaatagaGTTTGCAGTTAAATATTCTCCCACAGAATTCAGGGGAAAAGACTAGAAAATGaatcaagagaagaaaacaatgatGATAAAGATTATCTTTTAAGCAGAAGCCAGGTATGTCCAAAGCACAAatccagaagaaaacaataattcCATGTCATTgataagcaaagcctcaaaaaaaaccGCAGATTTGTCATAAGTTCTACTGAAATTCCTTGAAGAAATGAAgcgaaagtttaaaaaaatcatataaatgaaatgaataagtaaattaataaatatattatttttattaaggtgAAAAACTTTGCTGAAATAAGTGGACTCCTTGAAAATTTATGTAGTTTATGTAATCCTTGGTAGAATAAGGAAGACACTAGGAATctccaaatgtttttaataaaaaaaagaaaaatatttaagactCAGATATAGGGGGATTTTACATTGGAAACTTTATGGACCCATTTTGGAATACTGTTCAAATTGTCTTATTAGGTACAACGATTTTAAATAAGGCAgagtaaaacaaaaaacatacgccaaaagattttaagaaataattttcctttaaaaattaggcTATCAAAGTAAAAATTCTAGATTTCTCAATGAATTTTAGGTCCTCACTAAAAATGCATCTAAATAACTACATGTTTCTATCttatatttatgattatataatatgtatttgtctgtatattttgtaaaaagaaaaaaccttatGCACTTcaaatatatctcatttaataacatttttaaatgttctattttattttttcattagactctattaatagaaaaaaatcaaaatctgttTCTAAGTTACCtgatatatggaaaataaaaataaaaaaaaaaagaaaatttatgtagTTTAAACAGATCAGTGATACCATGAGACAACaataaatattacaataaaactgaaagacaaaataaaaacaaaagaaaatataaagtaccttttattttaaaaaaatgacttgtaGAATGAgtcaaagaaagataatttaaaaatcatcagaTTCCCTGAATGCCATGACTataaaaagcataaataatatatttttaaaaaatcataaatgaaaatgttAAGACTTGTTGGTTTTAActaaaggataaaatgaaaataaaaagaaaccatTGGACAGCTTGCGAAAggaaccccaaaatgaaaatgtcaaggaatatcatggctcaAATTCAGaacttccaggtcaaagaaaaaaataatgcaaacatcATGAAAGAATTCAATACCAAAGATCCACTGATAAGAGTCATACAAGAATACATACAAacaattctctttccctttgaAAAAATTTTCACTTAATTCTGGTGGTTCATCTGGTTCTATCTCTAGTTCtctaattctaattccttttaatCTCTTCCCAATAAGAATTCCacttctctttttcatatttttacgaattattgatttattcttaattttctgcatatgaaaatttctttcatattaaCTTCCATGACACAAAGTATAtctcatatgtatatgtatatgtatatatatatacacacatatacatgagaGCTAAgccctcttaattttttttatctttttgttctccccttccccatttcctttaTTGAATCTTCTTCTTCATGTGCATGTACTTCTAAATTAGTGTTCagttccttattcttttttctttatactacGATTTTCTCTGAAATTGCATTCCATGACATCAAATAGTTCCTCTATGGTAGTCACTTCATAATTTCTGAAAGTTGCAGTTTGTTGAATTTGAAAACATTAGAGATTTGGATGGAATCACATTGGCAATTTAGTTTAATACCTACACAAAAGGGATTCTCAGTATAACATACCCTATGAGTGGTGGTCCATCCTCTGCTTGATGATCTGAGAGGAGGAGAGATCCAAAAGCTTTTAGCACAAATCATCctacttttggacagttctaattattaggaatgtTTTCTTTATGTTTAGCCTAAATTTGTATCTTTACAACTTCCATTCACTGTTCTTGGTTCTGTCCTTTGGGGCTACTACAGAACAAGACCAATTTCTTTGTCACATGACAGACTTTCATCTATCTGAAGACAGCTAAGATGtttcttctgaatatttttttttctcctaattaaaCATGCTCAGTCTTTTCAAAGTCATGAATTCAAAGTCCTTTACTATCCAATTTGCCTTCTTCTATTTATTGTCCAATGTGTTGAAGTTGTTCTTAATTTGTGATGTCCAGAACTAAAACAAGACTCCCCACAAAGTCTGATAAGGGCCCAATATAGTGGGATTATCCCCTTCCTATTACTGAAGCTTTACCTCTCCTAATGCAGACCaacattacattaatttttttgacaGCTATATCACACTGCTGACTGACTGCTCATTTAGCTTGCAGTTATCCATCCATATTTCCCCTGTCTTATAGTTATGGAGTACATTTTTTTATACCCAAATGTAAAACTTTACACTTACTGCTATTGAATTTGCATTACTAGATGCAAGTCATTGGTTTAGATGCCcagcttcttttttattataactttttaatttatacaagatatatgcatgggtaatttttcagcattgacccttgcaaaacattctgttccaacttttccttttcttccctccacctgcttccccagatggcaggttgatcaatacatgttaaatatgttaaagttatgttaaatacaatatatgtatacatatccatacagttattttactgtacaaaaagaatcggactttgaaatagtgtacaattaacctgtgaaggaaatcaaatatgcaggcagacaaaaatagagggattgggacttctatgtagtggttcatactcatttctcagagttctttcgctgggtatagctggtttaactcattactactctattggaactgatttggttcatctcattgttgaagagggtcatgtACATCAGAACTGATCAGTATACTGAACATCATAACAAtgttgttgttaaagtatataatgatctcttcatcctactcatttcactcagcatcagttcatgtaaatctctcctctccaggcatttctgaaatcatcctgctggtcatttcttacagaacaataatattccataacattcatataccacaatttattaagccattctccaattgaggggcacccactcagtttccagtttctggccactacaaagagatctaccacaaacattcttgcacatacaggtccctttcccttatttaagatttctttgggatataagcccagtagaaacactgctggatcaaagggtatgcatagtttgataactttttgagcatagttttaaattgctctccagaatggctggatgtattcacaattccaccaacaatgtattagtgtccttattttcccacatcccctccaacattccgcattatctttccctgtcattctagccagtctgacaggtgtgtagtagtatctcagagttgtcttaatttgcatttctctgattataatgacttggagcatcttttcatatggctagaaatagtttcaattctacttctgagaattgtctattcatatcctttgatcatttatcaattggagagtggcttgatttcttatgagtcaattctctatacattttggaaatgaggcctttatcagaacctttgattgtaaaaatgttttcccagtttattgcttcccttctatattgtctgcattggttttgtttgtacaaaaacttttcaatttgatataatcaaaattttctattttgtgatcaataatgatctctagttcttctttgttcataaattccttcctcttccacaggtctgagaggtaaactatgctatgttcttctaatttatttataatctcattctttatgcctaggtcatgaacccattttgaccttgtgtatggtgttaagtgtggctcaatacctagtttctgccatactaatttccaattttcccagaaggttttgtcaaacagtgaattcttatcccaaaagctggggtctttgggtttgtcaaacactagattattaaagttattgggtgttttgtcctttgaacctaatctattccattgatcaactagtctatttcttagctaataccagatggttttagtaactgctgctttataatataattttagatctggtgc
Proteins encoded in this region:
- the SMCO1 gene encoding single-pass membrane and coiled-coil domain-containing protein 1 isoform X1, which translates into the protein MKMSSEGTSLHPLKEAMKRVGKKLQTLETQFEKLDSAMENLTQKFEFHRKTLESQAVQDEMWTAVLEIKFTSLELNVFYSYITETLHYLHSQVLEKLPDLKRGLPTLATVLKRKNNNKHIKIAWETVLEALGLQEEDVKAFCTFFIAHSSKAEYYSANLRKTYIPDTTLIITNIVKNQVLQTSLLHAVQVIEKKKTEKS
- the SMCO1 gene encoding single-pass membrane and coiled-coil domain-containing protein 1 isoform X2 translates to MENLTQKFEFHRKTLESQAVQDEMWTAVLEIKFTSLELNVFYSYITETLHYLHSQVLEKLPDLKRGLPTLATVLKRKNNNKHIKIAWETVLEALGLQEEDVKAFCTFFIAHSSKAEYYSANLRKTYIPDTTLIITNIVKNQVLQTSLLHAVQVIEKKKTEKS